A single window of Micromonas commoda chromosome 6, complete sequence DNA harbors:
- a CDS encoding predicted protein (Encodes a protein with three ERF domains) gives MVVDKVPAKAAMKAAAPGKRKAPEESTVWDPSSKSPKPDSNGGSADHQQISGANALAVVDPSAIGGAMVPDGKLKGKVARGGSKYKGVYRDKNVSGKYKCSIRRKEREVHLGYYGSEEEAARAYDKAHWCCKSSTKNFDISTYDAEEMAKIKEMPSNDLTELRKHLGVGLSKEGKEGSSKYRGVCKEKKTQKFRAEIQIAGKKESLGYHANEMDAVRAYDRALIVMKGDKAKTNLPIEQYDAERAKLAAYDFNEFQAKEIETKSHRNANWTSNFRGVRRYTHKQKNDQLNVKWRAEITVNGKKKSLGYHDTQEEAARAYDKAVVSQPGFKRHWLNFPEGALPAPAPAAALPAPGDAPGGAGGGARGAAGGAGGVKARGGLKAKKAAAAAAAGVKEEAGRPEGGFLASLAE, from the coding sequence ATGGTCGTAGACAAGGTTCCCGCGAAAGCTGCGATGAAGGCAGCGGCTCCCGGCAAGCGCAAGGCGCCCGAGGAGTCCACCGTCTGGGATCCCTCCAGCAAATCTCCCAAGCCCGATTCCAACGGGGGCTCCGCAGACCATCAACAGATTTccggcgccaacgcgctGGCCGTCGTCGATCCAAGCGCGATCGGCGGAGCTATGGTGCCCGACGGGAAGCTCAAAGGGAAGGTGGCGAGGGGCGGAAGCAAGTACAAGGGCGTCTACCGCGATAAGAACGTCTCCGGCAAGTACAAGTGCAGCATCCGACGcaaggagcgcgaggtgcACCTGGGCTACTACGgcagcgaggaggaggccgcgagggcgtacgACAAGGCGCACTGGTGCTGCAAGTCCTCGACTAAGAACTTCGACATCTCCACctacgacgcggaggagatggcgAAGATCAAGGAGATGCCCTCGAACGACCTCACGGAGCTGCGCAAGCACCTCGGCGTGGGGTTGAGCAAGGAGGGCAAGGAGGGCAGCAGCAAGTACCGCGGGGTGtgcaaggagaagaagacgCAAAAGTTTCGGGCCGAGATTCAGATCGCGGGGAAGAAGGAGAGCCTGGGATACCACGCCAACGAGAtggacgccgtccgcgcttACGATCGCGCGCTCATCGTGATGAAGGGGGACAAGGCCAAGACCAACCTGCCCATCGAGCagtacgacgccgagcgcgccaagctcgccgcctACGACTTCAACGAGTTCCAGGCGAAGGAGATTGAAACCAAGTCTCACAGAAACGCCAACTGGACGTCAAACTTTCGAGGGGTGCGACGGTACACGCACAAGCAAAAGAACGATCAGCTGAACGTCAAGTGGCGCGCGGAGATCACCGTGAACGGCAAAAAGAAGAGCCTCGGGTACCACGACACccaggaggaggctgcgagggCGTACGACAAGGCTGTGGTGTCGCAGCCGGGTTTCAAGCGGCACTGGCTGAACTTCCCGGAGGGTGCCCttccggcgcccgcgcccgcggcggcgctgcccGCGCCCGGTGATGCACCGGGCGGTGCGGGAGGCGGTGCGagaggcgcggcgggtggagcTGGCGGGGTCAAGGCGAGGGGGGGTctcaaggcgaagaaggctgccgcggcggcggcggcgggtgtgAAAGAGGAGGCCGGCCGGCCGGAAGGGGGCTTCCTGGCGTCGCTGGCCGAGTGA
- a CDS encoding glycosyltransferase family 64 protein (candidate a-glycosyltransferase) has protein sequence FTVLLNTFKRRDLLKKAVAHYATCADVAEIRVVWSEQVPPPTRGEENGAYFGPKPSMVTYDTHPTTSIQNRFDPPSGSNAISTRAVFNVDDDVRMPCAALTRGFDAWRANEDVLVGYYPRTHKPDDAGCGWRYVWDDFSLWRHGDFSIVLTKAAFMRTGYMSLYSEGLPQSARRYIDEYKNCEDIAMQILTAKITGKPPVYVPVPTMHYLWAKLEGFGVAGISKGSGHHVHRGECITDLSRM, from the coding sequence TTCACCGTGCTCCTCAACACGTTCAAGCGGAGGGACCTGCTGAAGAAGGCGGTGGCGCATTACGCGACGTGCGCAGACGTCGCGGAGATTCGGGTGGTGTGGTCCGAGCAGGTCCCGCCCCCGACACGCGGCGAAGAGAACGGCGCGTACTTTGGCCCGAAGCCGTCCATGGTGACGTACGATACGCACCCCACCACGTCCATACAGAACAGGTTCGACCCGCCATCTGGTTCGAACGCCATCTCCACGCGGGCGGTGTTcaacgtggacgacgacgtgaggatgccgtgcgccgcgctgactcgggggttcgacgcgtggcgcgccAACGAAGACGTCCTGGTTGGATACTACCCTCGAACGCACAagccggacgacgccgggtgcGGGTGGCGGTACGTTTGGGACGATTTCAGCCTATGGAGGCACGGAGACTTCAGCATCGTGCTGACCAAAGCGGCGTTCATGCGCACGGGGTACATGTCGCTGTACAGCGAGGGCCTGCCGcagtcggcgaggaggtacATCGACGAGTATAAGAACTGCGAGGACATCGCGATGCAAATTTTGACGGCGAAGATCACGGGGAAGCCGCCGGTGTACGTCCCCGTGCCGACGATGCACTACCTTTGGGCGAAGCTGGAAGGATTCGGCGTGGCGGGAATTAGCAAGGGGAGCGGGCACCACGTCCACAGGGGCGAGTGCATCACGGATTTGTCGAGGATGA
- a CDS encoding predicted protein has translation MGLGIGPNKDRVQAAIKELQQKKAAEAAAAGNGEGKENEAPATPAPQSGGGGSPAKASSKRDRDPNEKAAALAATKLVKKKQRKRFIPKDPCLFFLYYFGLVIVAACVVRVINGPFQFEQKILAERDRIREIQDANEEALRVMKESIPLVFAAGDGNTTEVERLLALGQDVMERSPAGETPLHTAAISGEPVIVKMLLDAGADPDARTMGREYLKMTPAHWMVFGNKREALKILIDAGADVNAMNTKGKTPTDMAWDLPKDTREGILTLLLENGGKKGEDLNEDPPEDDPDPSEDDPDPAEATTATDAEEVEPAEEVEPASPADAESAAEL, from the coding sequence ATGGGTCTCGGCATCGGTCCCAACAAGGACCGCGTCCAGGCGGCGATCAAAGAGCTTCAACagaagaaggctgccgaggctgcggcggcggggaacggcgagggcaaggagaacgaggcgcccgccacccccgcgcctcaATCAGGGGGCGGTGGATCTCCCGCGAAAGCATCGTCCAAGCGCGATCGCGACCCCAATGAGAAGGCCGCCGCTCTGGCGGCCACCAAGCTGGTCAAGAAGAAGCAGCGCAAGCGCTTCATCCCCAAGGATCCATGCCTGTTCTTCCTCTACTACTTCGGATtggtcatcgtcgccgcgtgcgtcgtgaGGGTCATCAACGGCCCGTTCCAGTTCGAGCAGAAGATCCTGGCCGAGCGCGACAGGATCCGCGAGATCCAGGATGCGAACGAAGAGGCGCTGCGGGTGATGAAAGAGAGCATCCCGCTCGtattcgccgcgggcgacggtaACACCACCGAGGTAGAGCGACTTCTGGCGCTGGGACAGGACGTCATGGAACGATCTCCCGCGGGAGAGACCCCGCTGcacaccgccgccatctcggGCGAGCCCGTCATTGTCAAGatgctcctcgacgccggcgcggatccCGACGCGCGGACCATGGGAAGGGAGTACCTCAAGATGACCCCGGCGCACTGGATGGTGTTCGGGAACAAACGGGAAGCGCTGAAGAtcctcatcgacgccggcgcggacgtcaacgCGATGAACACCAAGGGCAAAACGCCCACGGACATGGCGTGGGACCTTCCCAAGGACACGAGGGAGGGAATCCTGACGCTGCTGCTGGAGAACGGCGGAAAGAAGGGCGAGGACCTGAACGAGGATCCCCCCGAGGATGATCCCGATCCCTCCGAGGATGATCCTGATCcggccgaggcgacgacggccaccgacgcggaggaagtcgagcccgcggaggaagtcgagcccgcgtcgcccgcggatgcggagtccgccgccgagttgTGA
- a CDS encoding predicted protein yields the protein MTGDYVFQLMRKGTKWERRDMYFVGDDDGPKGRRRIGFANEGDADVLEEDRFFRVLLKYSYKHSLMGAANVTGEREGQGDNGIVSGHAYSILQVRRAGTTLGMGGVKLLQLRNPWGTFEWKGAWSDGSDEWKKHPGIASEVGYKETDDGTFWMEYKDFARTFNMVDICDRTTKDDLRLDVNEDDGCLGPMKGCVGGCGQFWCCCMGARVIYWGNQTSSETEKGAGCCVTG from the coding sequence ATGACCGGCGACTACGTTTTCCAGTTGATGCGGAAGGGGACCAAGTGGGAGCGCCGAGACATGTACTttgtcggcgacgacgacggacccAAGGGCCGGAGGCGCATCGGCTTTGCcaacgagggcgacgccgacgtcttGGAGGAGGACCGATTCTTCCGCGTCCTGCTCAAATACTCGTACAAACACTCGCTcatgggcgccgcgaacgtcaccggcgagcgAGAGGGCCAAGGCGACAACGGGATCGTCTCCGGCCACGCGTATTCCATCCTGCAGGTTCGCAGGGCGGGCACCACGctcggcatgggcggcgtcAAGCTGCTCCAACTTCGTAACCCGTGGGGCACGTTCGAGTGGAAAGGCGCGTGGTCCGACGGCAGCGACGAGTGGAAGAAGCACCCGGGCATCGCCTCGGAGGTTGGCTACAaggagacggacgacgggACCTTCTGGATGGAGTATAAGGACTTTGCGAGGACGTTCAACATGGTGGACATCTGCGACCGAACCACCAAGGACGACTTGCGGCTCGACGTGAACGAGGACGATGGATGCCTCGGCCCGATGAAGGGGTgcgtcggcgggtgcggACAGTTCTGGTGCTGCTGCATGGGTGCGCGCGTCATCTACTGGGGTAACCAGACCTCGAGCGAGAcggagaagggcgcgggATGCTGCGTCACCGGCTGA
- a CDS encoding predicted protein — protein sequence MLSSSSAALRRNNSFFESTPKVQYPTQASDYRLMEEIGRGVSAKVYRAECVPLNNEQVAVKKLDLEDQDPGHLEEIRREVASMSMLSHPNLVMAHCSFVEGQYLWIVMPFCGGGSALNIMKWSHPKGLDETSIATILKEVLKALDYFHRNGNIHRDVKAGNILIDDNGSVKIGDFGVSAASWGSGAKPHATFVGTPCWMAPEVMEQVNGYDWHADIWSLGITVLELCHGHAPFAKYPPMKVLLMTLQNPPPQLEAEQAESGHHFSRALRDFVSICLQKDPSKRPSAAKLLEHKFLKEAKKPDFLVKHLLDGIPTLGDRTAKLNEREKARQAQRAAAVAAGGLSSAPSTEAAEEKRSNAEYLKGVSRWDFDMDAIRAEAAAMTLDDD from the coding sequence atgttgtcgtcgtccagcgcggcgctccggCGCAACAACTCGTTCTTCGAGTCCACCCCCAAGGTGCAGTACCCGACGCAGGCGTCAGACTACCGCCTGATGGAGGAgatcggccgcggcgtgaGCGCCAAGGTTTACCGCGCGGAGTGCGTTCCCCTGAACAACGAGCAGGTGGCGGTCAAGAAGCTGGACCTCGAGGATCAGGATCCGGGGCACCTCGAGGAGATCCGCCGGGAGGTTGCGTCCATGAGCATGCTCTCGCACCCCAACCTCGTCATGGCGCACTGCTCCTTCGTCGAGGGCCAGTACCTGTGGATCGTCATGCCCTTCTGCGGAGGAGGGAGCGCGCTGAACATCATGAAGTGGTCGCACCCCAAGGGCCTGGACGAGACCTCCATCGCCACGATCCTCAAAGAGGtgctcaaggcgctcgacTACTTCCACCGCAACGGCAACATTCACCGCGACGTCAAGGCGGGTAACATACTCATCGACGACAACGGCTCGGTCAAGATCGGCGACTTCGGCGTCTCGGCCGCGTCCTGGGGCTCCGGCGCCAAGCCCCACGCCACCTTCGTGGGCACCCCGTGTTGGATGGCGCCAGAGGTGATGGAGCAGGTGAACGGGTACGACTGGCACGCGGACATCTGGTCGCTGGGCATCACGGTGCTCGAGCTGTGCCACGGCCACGCGCCGTTCGCCAAGTATCCCCCGATGAAGGTCCTGCTGATGACGCTGcagaacccgccgccgcagctcgaggcggagcaggcggagAGCGGCCACCACTTCTCGAGGGCGCTCAGAGATTTCGTCTCGATATGTCTGCAGAAGGACCCGTCCAAGCGACCGAGCGCCgccaagctcctcgagcacAAGTTCCTGAAGGAGGCCAAGAAGCCCGACTTCCTCGTCAAGCACCTGCTCGACGGCATACCCACCCTCGGGGACAGGACCGCGAAGCTCAACGAACGCGAGAAGGCGAGGCAGGCGcagcgagccgccgccgtcgccgcgggggggctctcgtccgcgccgtccaccgaggctgccgaggagAAGCGATCGAACGCCGAGTACCTCAAGGGGGTCTCCCGCTGGGACTTCGACATGgacgccatccgcgccgaggctgcggcgatGACCCTGGACGACGATAA
- a CDS encoding predicted protein, which produces MQAALEASVRETRKERPKRGYARALSGEALDGLAPDSPQRAEGPGAGLRNLEGEYNCFLNVVIQSLWHLPPFSRAVQDSAKGGGAWRGNGRGDEDPDAEVAAALRDVFRAMDQSNGSVRAMDQSDGSVADSGDSNGAPHADIGAVQNAVAPTALRKALAVLTQGRGSLFGENEMADASEALQAIFHSVHRALRPAPGTKHARPLSAAASSRSGGMFLDQESGYCSVVHRCFGVDVEESMTCSRCAVRSRTLRYTKFLHLVPAAALNLAMAYADGVDSMESAMRHIDGSDAKPCDVDAGGCGAMNGIEHALAADGVQRKSPAIFCVALAWESASATSDQVAETLANVQTTLNLAEVYERAPRDAGTYHLRCAMCYYGEHYAAFAVTDAGRFDGHERWMLFDDHRSKEVGEWEEVARVCAAGRMQPCVLFYQRENATVEV; this is translated from the coding sequence AtgcaggcggcgctcgaggcgtccgTGAGGGAGACCAGGAAGGAGCGCCCGAAGCGGGggtacgcgcgcgcgttgtcgggggaggcgctcgacggctTGGCTCCCGACTCGCCGCAGCGAGCGgagggacccggcgccggcttGCGCAACCTGGAGGGCGAGTACAACTGCTTCTTGAACGTCGTGATCCAGTCGCTCTGGCACCTGCCGCCGTTCTCCAGGGCGGTCCAGGACAGCGcaaagggcggcggcgcgtggcgagggaacgggcgcggcgacgaggatccggacgcggaggtcgccgccgcgctcagggACGTGTTCCGAGCGATGGACCAATCAAACGGCTCCGTCCGAGCGATGGACCAATCGgacggctccgtcgccgactCCGGCGACTCGAAcggcgcgccgcacgcggacatcggcgccgtccagAACGCCGTGGCGCCCACCGCCCTGCGaaaggcgctcgccgtgctcACCCAGGGCCGGGGTTCCCTCTTTGGCGAGAACGAGAtggccgacgcgagcgaggcgcttCAGGCGATTTTCCACTCGGTGCATCGCGCGCTtcgacccgcgcccgggacgaAGCACGCGCGCcccctcagcgccgcggcgtcttcCAGGTCCGGGGGCATGTTCCTGGACCAGGAGTCCGGGTACTGCTCGGTGGTTCACAGGTGCTTCGGGGTTGACGTGGAGGAGAGCATGACGTGCTCGCGGTGCGCGGTGCGGTCCAGGACGCTTCGATACACCAAGTTTTTGCACCtggtgccggcggcggcgctcaatCTCGCGATGGCGTACGCCGACGGGGTGGATTCGATGGAGAGCGCCATGCGGCACATCGACGGCTCCGACGCGAAGCCctgcgacgtggacgcgggcggttGCGGCGCCATGAACGGCATcgagcacgcgctcgcggctgaCGGCGTTCAGAGAAAGTCGCCGGCGATTTTCtgcgtggcgctcgcgtgggagtcggcgtcggccacgTCCGATCAGGTGGCCGAGACTTTGGCGAACGTTCAGACGACTCTGAACCTGGCGGAAGtgtacgagcgcgcgccgcgagacgCGGGGACGTACCACCTGCGCTGCGCGATGTGCTACTACGGCGAGCACTACGCGGCGTTTGCGGTGACGGATGCCGGTCGATTCGACGGTCACGAGCGATGGATGCTGTTCGATGATCACCGGTCGAAGGAAGTTGGCGAGTGGGAAGAGGTGGCGAGGGtgtgcgcggcggggcgcatGCAGCCGTGCGTGCTGTTTTACCAGAGAGAGAACGCGACGGTGGAGGTTTGA
- a CDS encoding predicted protein, whose protein sequence is MRARDVPASVRRAYEIAGKQYPGDVGPHTPPAPPSPRSNRAWERHGAHSGGPARSSRHRRGHDGAGGFIGFGRELEVLALICIVACVPLLGGVGRLPSSRLTRHDLRQATGFVAEMHRDPAQGWTERQRKLAQREGHDGALGRERGADDRLNRERGTAGDGRSSSSSRSSSHESSGKKPSPGFARRDSNTGVRPPGDTGDVCGDGAAPERGPVRIWDGVEIRGGDLRRGPPVPAPASREDCCRACLADPDCRGWVLVKDAGVCWLKGRWAGEPEADACCEGADMRPGGDSRAREAARKTAELEEQKEARERSYNGGASHRVARGGSAARAEELRRERERDAAEGLARRKAPPLAAGGRIGGHLLILVPTVARPGVDYLTRTVDSALAEARRGEHGFDRVTVRVVSHSSAQEHAAFRKIRDRPAGPRDMAARVALEAAVDADRRRTDPGAQVAVDDRNNPDDVPGPRVRQQTLDLVSVLRDVGGVGGGGGADYLLLTEDDATMCEGHLAGIGRRMAAAAAVDPMWTMLRTSIGFIGIVMHRADSNALANFLEMHYQRKPPDILLIEWVAGNWEGGVRAHGARARGERLIPDSKDPTLRTVSKSAARAPLARQHFVSLKNSFAHIGEVSSLRLTHASVTPECDAPLTSFLWALERFKDTARCADVGIVPCERSAPREPRG, encoded by the coding sequence ATGAGGGCTCGCGACGTGCCCGCGAGCGTGCGGCGGGCGTACGAGATCGCCGGAAAGCAGTAtccgggcgacgtcggcccccacacgccgcccgcgccgccctcgccccgctCGAACCGCGCTTGGGAGCGGCACGGCGCCCACTCCGGAGGTCCGGCTCGCTCCTCccgtcatcgacgcgggcacgacggcgcgggcgggttcaTCGGGTTCGGTCGCGAGCtggaggtgctcgcgctgATATGCATCGTCGCGTGCGTTCCGCTGCTCGGGGGCGTGGGCAGGCTGCCGAGCTCCAGGCTGACCCGGCACGACCTGCGCCAGGCGACGggcttcgtcgccgagatgcATCGCGACCCGGCCCAGGGTTGGACGGAGCGGCAGAGGAAACTGGCGCAGCGCGAAGgtcacgacggcgcgctcggacGCGAGAGGGGAGCGGACGACCGTCTAAATCGGGAACGAGGGACcgccggcgatggacgctcgtcctcgtcgtcgcgttcgtcgtcgcacgAATCGTCGGGAAAAAAGCCGTCACCCGGCTTTGCTCGCCGAGACAGTAACACGGGAGTCCGACCCCCGGGCGACACCGGGGACgtgtgcggcgacggcgccgccccggagAGAGGTCCCGTCAGGATCTGGGACGGCGTGGAGATCCGAGGCGGGGACCTACGGCGCGGGCCGCCCGttccggctccggcgtcgcgcgaagaTTGCTgccgcgcgtgcctcgccgaCCCCGACTGCCGCGGTTGGGTTCTCGTGAAGGACGCCGGCGTGTGCTGGCTCAAGGGGAGGTGGGCgggcgagcccgaggcggacgcgtgctgcgagggcgcggacatGCGGCCCGGCGgggactcgcgcgcgcgcgaggctgcgagaaagacggcggagctcgaggagcagaAGGAGGCGAGAGAGCGGTCATATAACGGGGGGGCGTCGCATCGGGTCGCGAGGGGGGGtagcgcggcgagggccgaggagcttcggcgcgagcgcgagcgcgacgccgcggagggtctcgcgaggaggaaggCGCCGCCCCTGGCCGCCGGCGGCAGGAtcggcggccacctcctcATCCTGgtgccgacggtggcgaggccGGGGGTTGACTACCTCACCAGGACCGTCgactcggcgctcgcggaggcgcggcgaggggagcACGGCTTCGACAGGGTGACGGTGCGGGTGGTGAGTCACTCGAGCGCGCAGGAGCACGCCGCGTTTCGCAAGATTCGCGACCGACCCGCGGGGCCCCGGGACAtggccgcgagggtcgccctcgaggctGCGGTGGATGCGGACCGGCGCAGGACGGATCCCGGCGCCCAGGTTGCGGTGGACGACAGGAACAACCCGGACGACGTTCCCGGCCCGCGGGTCCGGCAGCAGACCCTGGACCTGGTCTCGGTGCTGCGGGATGTGGgcggggtgggcggcggcggcggcgccgactaCTTGTTGCtgaccgaggacgacgcgacgatgtgCGAGGGACACCTGGCGGGAATAGGGCGGCGGAtggccgctgccgccgccgtggacccCATGTGGACGATGCTTCGCACCTCCATAGGGTTCATCGGGATCGTCATGCACCGCGCGGACTCCAACGCGCTGGCCAACTTTCTCGAGATGCACTACCAGCGCAAGCCCCCGGATATTTTGCTCATCGAGTGGGTGGCGGGGAACTGGGAGGGCGGGGTGCGAGCGCACGGAGCTCGAGCCAGGGGCGAGCGCCTCATCCCCGACTCGAAGGATCCGACGCTGCGAACGGTGTccaagtccgcggcgagggcgccccTGGCGAGGCAGCACTTTGTCAGCCTGAAGAACTCTTTCGCGCACATCGGGGAGGTGAGCTCGCTTCGGTTGACGCACGCGAGTGTCACGCCCGAgtgcgacgcgccgctcACGTCTTTCCTCTGGGCGTTGGAGCGGTTCAAGGAcacggcgaggtgcgcggaTGTCGGGATCGTGCCGTGCGAgcgttcggcgccgcgtgagCCGAGGGGATAG
- a CDS encoding predicted protein encodes MAATWAARAGAVICIARARANPVSARRSPPSRLTTARASSADGGPSGSGGDDVDGSPEDSSYRPVSGEELKAAIQECREILEEATRIAGEQARAELAAQFLKVPEGAQASLAVDMARVQLFFQGKGMRPYQAEKVSATLIEIDSIYGDVELLAVKFDRLVRTLPDVDVSEMVFNDPRVLTVKIADAVPRLIELLDIFPLEKVPQMITEAPKLLYETEPIPERFERTCECIKRVYPKETTEGCKYALSEEPTLMFDLPDLQIFQKDERVDIAELPMAVQESLVYATRNEHE; translated from the coding sequence atggcggcgacgtgggcggcgcgggcgggcgctgTGATATGTATTGCGAGGGCACGGGCAAACCCCGTatccgcgcgacgatcgccacCCAGCCGGTTGaccacggcgagggcgtcgtcagCGGATGGGGGCCCATCCGGCAGTGGCGGGGATGACGTGGATGGTTCACCTGAGGACTCTTCGTATCGACCCGTaagcggcgaggagctcaaggcggcgattCAGGAGTGccgcgagatcctcgaggaggcgacaCGGATAGCGGGGGAACAGGCCCgggccgagctcgccgcgcagttCCTGAAGGTCCCCGAGGGAGCCCAGGcatcgctcgcggtggacatGGCCCGAGTGCAGCTGTTCTTCCAGGGTAAGGGCATGAGGCCGTACCAGGCGGAGAAAGTCTCCGCCACGTTGATCGAGATCGACTCCATctacggcgacgtcgagctgcTGGCGGTGAAATTCGACAGGCTCGTGCGCACGCTGCCGGACGTCGATGTCTCGGAGATGGTGTTCAACGACCCCCGGGTTCTGACTGTGAaaatcgccgacgccgtgcccAGACTGATAGAACTTCTGGACATATTCCCGCTGGAGAAGGTGCCGCAGATGATCACAGAGGCGCCCAAGCTGTTATACGAGACGGAGCCCATACCCGAACGTTTCGAGCGGACGTGTGAGTGCATCAAGCGGGTGTATCCGAAGGAAACCACGGAGGGGTGCAAGTACGCGCTTTCGGAGGAGCCGACTCTGATGTTTGATTTGCCGGATCTGCAGATATTCCAGAAGGACGAGCGGGTGGACATAGCGGAACTGCCCATGGCCGTACAGGAGAGCCTGGTGTATGCCACGAGGAACGAACACGAGTGA
- a CDS encoding predicted protein codes for MGAGVQRRTFARLDTLDEPSGDDPRFTMPAHMDPKLRKPGKKTVALGVGLTFVGCVLLGCYLLWYFGFMPIPDDEERGTSLALLVLGCITLAPGLYVTTILAAVWRGIPGFTYEMIPSFED; via the coding sequence ATGGGCGCAGGGGTGCAGCGGAGGACGTTCGCCAGGCTGGACACGCTGGATGAGCCCTCGGGGGATGACCCGCGGTTCACCATGCCCGCGCACATGGATCCGAAGCTGAGGAAACCCGGCAAGAAGAcggtcgcgctcggcgttgGGCTGACCTTCGTCGGGTGTGTCCTGCTCGGATGCTACCTGCTGTGGTACTTTGGCTTCATGCCCatcccggacgacgaggagagggGGACGAGCCTGGCGCTGCTCGTCCTCGGGTGCATTACCCTTGCGCCGGGTTTATACGTCACGACGATACTCGCGGCGGTGTGGCGGGGGATACCGGGGTTCACGTACGAGATGATACCCTCGTTCGAGGACTGA
- a CDS encoding predicted protein, producing the protein MEEHPPISAETLRETVKDLTKKAKFGEACDRLRGWTERAEVVGSLRSDLLAAILRSATVLRSRHAPDSSGWRHGLRLFEAAAVVFEGHDDAGKISECLEAAALTVDADDDENAKNVIGSSEANEERNAPKAFEGQFSGEVESEFDRQRRTAGPGTGGAIPAELFEMFRDPTETAERRRDALTAWLSSAHPSSNTAVDVDALMEVLSGFDASSFGSDAAVDGAAFGARRTMGSAGSDALAALAERVVTLRTGDDVASLGEPECPICRDEFDVGSRVIKMPCARTHVFHRDCVATWLRKDDSCPLCRSSLPIWLGRPQYA; encoded by the coding sequence aTGGAGGAGCATCCGCCGATCAGCGCCGAAACGCTGAGGGAGACGGTGAAAGATCTTACCAAGAAGGCCAAGTTCGGAGAGGCGTGCGATCGCCTCAGGGGTTggacggagcgcgccgaggttgtCGGGAGCCTTCGATCAGATCTGCTCGCGGCCATTCTGAGATCTGCGACGGTCCTGAGAAGTAGGCATGCTCCCGATTCGTCCGGCTGGCGGCACGGCCTGCGCCTCTTTGAGGCAGCGGCGGTGGTGTTTGAGGGCCACGATGATGCGGGTAAGATCTCCGAGTGTctcgaggctgccgcgctgaccgtggacgccgatgacgacgagaaCGCCAAGAACGTCATCGGCTCATCAGAGGCGAACGAAGAACGAAACGCACCGAAGGCGTTCGAGGGGCAGTTCTCCGGTGAGGTGGAGAGCGAGTTCGACAGGCAGAGGCGCACGGCGGGACCCGGGACGGGCGGGGCCATTCCCGCGGAGCTCTTCGAGATGTTCCGCGACCCAACGGAGACTGCGGAGAGGAGGAGAGACGCGCTGACTGCCTGGCTGTCGTCGGCGCACCCTTCGTCGAATACGGCtgtggacgtcgacgcgctgatGGAAGTCCTCTCGGGtttcgacgcgtcgtcgttcggttcggacgcggcggtcgacggcgcggcttTCGGCGCGAGACGAACGATGGGGTCCGCGGGGAGCGACGCcctggcggcgctggcggagcgCGTCGTGACGCTCAggaccggcgacgacgtggcgtcgctcggcgagccCGAGTGCCCCATATGCAGGGACGAGTTCGACGTGGGAAGCCGGGTGATCAAGATGccgtgcgcgcggacgcaCGTGTTCCACAGGGATtgcgtcgcgacgtggcTTCGCAAGGATGACAGCTGCCCGCTGTGCCGGTCGTCGCTTCCAATCTGGCTCGGTCGACCGCAGTACGCGTAG